In Selenomonas ruminantium subsp. lactilytica TAM6421, the DNA window TTGATATTCCTGGGCTCACCGGTCTGCCGACAAATCCCCCCACCATAACCTTCCCTATATATATTATTATATGTTTATTATATAAACATATAATATATAAGGAACCACTTTGTTGTGGGAAATATTTATTGCTAATTTCCACCACAAAGCGTATAATAATTACAGAATCGGCATGTAGAGAAAGGGTATATATATATATGACTGCCAAAAAGAGCTCTCCGATATCTCCCGTAACGGAATATCTATATCAAAACCTGGAATTTGATACACCCACAAAATTTGCCAACGAACTGATGTTTGCCAAGCATTCTCTTCGTGAAAATGAAATGAAAATCTGGTTGCTTACTGTAGCGTCATTGGCCAAGGAAAAGAATCTGAACCATAGTGTTCTTTATGAATATAATATCTCCCTGCTAGCTGATAAACTCAACATCAACAAGGATAAAGGCTGGCGCAACATCATCCGGGAAGCCATCGATCACGTCTCCGACAAAAGCCTGAAAATTGTCAAGCGTTACTCCAGCGAAGAGGATAAGCACAATTGGCTTAAAATTCCTCTTTACAATTCCGTAGAATACAACGACTTCAACGATACCGTTTCCGTATCCATCAATCAGAAGATGCTTCCCTATCTGCAGGATTTCACAGAGAAATTTACCGAAGTTGATATCGATGAGATGCTGGCCATCCGGGGAATAACTCAGCTAAAAGTCTTTATGGTGGTCAAGGAGCTCATTGCAGAGGGAACATATACCATCAGCATCGATCGCTTCAAGGATCGGTTGAACATACCGGTCACGTCCTATGCAAATTTCCGGGATTTTCAGCGTGATGTACTGAAAAAAGCAGAACAGCAGATACGCAAGAACACATCCTTGACACAGTTTCACTTCTCCCATAATGGCAAAGGACGCAGAGCAGCCACTACCATCACGATCCACCTGTCTGATGTGGAAGGCAAGGTTCTGCCAGCACCGAAACGGGTAGTAACTACTGAGGATAAGATTGCCGAACTGGATGCCGAGCATATGCGCCTGTTCGACGAATATTCCTCCTTTGGCATCAAGCCGGAGGCAACTTGTCTAGATCTCATCAACAACTACAGTCTCGACGTGCTCAAAAGCAATCTGGCTTATTACAAGGATCAGCTCAAAAAACGTAAGCCGGACCAGGAACCCCTTAGTGCTGGCTATCTAATCACTTGCGTGAAAAAAGATTACGCCAAATCACGGCGGAAAACCTGGCTACGTAAAGCCGATACCAATGGCAGTGTGGAAACTGAATTGCAGAAGACCGATATGCAACTGGAGGATGTCTACAAGACCTGCAAGAATAATGCTGGTGTCCTGATCAAGAAAGGCAAGCTGCCGAAGCTGCTCGCAATCTTTGATACAGCCGTCAATTCCATGGAGAACATGGCTATGAATATGGGGATTCCTTTCGATGCCAGCGAGGCCAGGATCAAGATCCAGAAAAGGGATCTGCGCAATAAGGAGACGATGCTGTTCCGCGAACATCTGGCCCAGCGTCTCATGTCGGGCTATATCACGATGGACAGTATGTTATAAGAGAATAAGAAGAGAAAAGAGAAATGCCGCAGTTTGTTGTGGCATTTCTTTTTTGGGCAGTTACGGAAAAATATAAATGATAATGACTTGCAATATCATTTACTCGCGGTTATAATAATAGAAGATTTGAGAGGAGGTCTTCAAAAATATGAAAGAGTATTTACAGATTATGCAGGTAATTGGCCGGGAGATCATTGATTCCCGAGGAAATCCAACCGTAGAGGCAGAGGTTACTTTAGCTGATGGTTCTGTAGGCCGGGCTGCTGCGCCGAGTGGTGCTTCCACTGGTGAATTTGAGGCGCTGGAACTGCGGGATGGCGACAAGAGCAAATTTGGCGGTAAGGGCGTTAACCAGGCCGTTGCCAATATCAATGAGAAGATTGCTCCGGCGGTGGTCGGGATGGATGCAGCCGATATCTATGCGGTAGATGCTGCCATGCTGACTTTGGATGGTACGGAGGATAAGTCCAATTTGGGTGCAAATGCCATTTT includes these proteins:
- a CDS encoding replication initiation protein produces the protein MTAKKSSPISPVTEYLYQNLEFDTPTKFANELMFAKHSLRENEMKIWLLTVASLAKEKNLNHSVLYEYNISLLADKLNINKDKGWRNIIREAIDHVSDKSLKIVKRYSSEEDKHNWLKIPLYNSVEYNDFNDTVSVSINQKMLPYLQDFTEKFTEVDIDEMLAIRGITQLKVFMVVKELIAEGTYTISIDRFKDRLNIPVTSYANFRDFQRDVLKKAEQQIRKNTSLTQFHFSHNGKGRRAATTITIHLSDVEGKVLPAPKRVVTTEDKIAELDAEHMRLFDEYSSFGIKPEATCLDLINNYSLDVLKSNLAYYKDQLKKRKPDQEPLSAGYLITCVKKDYAKSRRKTWLRKADTNGSVETELQKTDMQLEDVYKTCKNNAGVLIKKGKLPKLLAIFDTAVNSMENMAMNMGIPFDASEARIKIQKRDLRNKETMLFREHLAQRLMSGYITMDSML